The Punica granatum isolate Tunisia-2019 chromosome 4, ASM765513v2, whole genome shotgun sequence sequence gcattttgaatttctcggttcaatcccgCCAAAAATCTTGCTATACTAGCCTCCCAATCCTCCTCTACATTTGCTCTAATAATGaccacttccatctccttaaaatattcctctacacTCCGGTTACCTTGTCTAAGACTTTGCAATTTATTATACAATTCCAGGTAGTAATAACAAGGAACAAATCGCTTCATCATCAcctttttcatttcctcccacgtatcTATAGGTAGCTGtctatttcttcgcctatttatcaccaattgatcccaccagACAATTGCATAATTCGAGAATTCAATTgctgccaatttgactttcttaagctcggaataactataacaatcaaatacaaatcccacttttttctcccactcaaggtatgcttcggaatcactctttccttggaaTGATGAGATTTTCATCTCAATACTATCCAAGTTAttgtcttcccgattcctaacttctctaaaccGCTTTCACATCTCCTATTACTAATAACTGAATCCCGATCATCtttttcatcaaaaccagccccataattctcttcatcttcaatcCTCACTTCCCTtggttgaactctttccctcctacgtgCATTGGGAGCGTTTTGTGGCTGCTCCACATGTGTATTCTCAATctgatctatccgttcatgaacctgctctAACTCCAATCTCATCACACGCTTCATCTCACTCATTATGGCCTCCATAAGTACTTTCGGATCAACCAATTTCGTAGCACCTTCAAGAATATTTTTagcactgttgtgagacattattgctgcaaaataaagttagaaagaaaggacctcataattctctcccttacatgtttacactcaagaatgtgaatccactctacactcgtgttttcattcaaacaaacgtggcttttaaccctctaatgttcTCACCACTCCTATCTTTTTTTCCACTCgataattctctttcagtttttttgaaactaaacaaacaattcTCAAAAATTTCCAGcagcaattcaccaagaacttattaaggaaaattaatgttcgaaggaaatttaaggaagaaaggaaacaagagagAATGCAACTACTATGAATGATGAAATATATCAAAATGTTATATGTAATTCTGGGAACAGAATCAATGTAGAtcacaaagaaagggaaataacaactttagaatgatATGATGTaaagaatttggatcaaattgacaacaacttctttcttttctttagttcttttgttttttttttcaactcttttttttgccgaaattcttttttgtttttggctGCTAACAATCCACAAAGGACAAACCAGACGGAATGAaattcagcaaattgaaatgaaaaggATAGGATTAACCTAATTTGAAGCCTGAtactctgataccaaatgatgcgattcccgccaagaatgacgagaccctacaactaaaggaacccaagatcgttccataatcagatttgattgacaaacctccgacccgttgtttactacataaacaagaaccttggtataactgatctcaacccgttgtttattgcgaaacaagaacctcagTATATGAAgtcgccacaaacggtggtggaaagccgtttgataagtcaaTGATGAACGCCATAAAAATTTTCGATAAGTTccaattagttcttcaagaatcaaagagaatactctcacaattttttgaatgttcctttttcttaaaaattgacaagatGAGTATATATAGACTAAAACTAATTCCTAATCTAGCCATGTCTCATCGTAaagtaaggaaaataaaatctaaggtatctatagagatattacttaatctataaagatatgaaatctaaatattcctATAATATCTCCATCagatttaaatttaaaacaaatctAATGATATCCTTTCTTGATCTTCaacaaatattctagaaacttCTAGAAAATGGCATTATCATGGGCTAATTCAGGCTTGGTTGGAATCTTTTAGAACTTGAATCATATTGATGcatctttgttgatcacgtggttcatgtccaatgggcctccacgaatttgcttgagcccaaacttCTTGAATcgggccgttgagttcatctttaaacttctttgctcgtgctcgcgtaaccGGTCCAATttgaacttgaactggatcccttgaagtcgtgctacgatttgcatcagaGTAACCCTCCTAGTGTCAAAGAAATAGTGTAAAACATCCATAAAAATAGCCTTCATAATAGTCCTATGGGGTATTAGCTGTTGTTTCCGGTGGATGTTCCCCTCCTAAGGGCAAGTTCTTACGCGCTACTCGCATGTCCGCCATTGAAAACACCACTTTCCCGTTCGACTTGCATGTGTTAAGCATCGTTAGCATTCATCCTAAGCTAGGATCGATACAAAATCTCGATCTAGTTAGGGTCATGATAAATGTCAAACCCTATAGCCGACTATATGGAATCTCTGGATTCCATTCTTGGATCAATATGGCTTAACAAAAACTCTTTCCTATTTAGCTCAACCGCCTTAACCAAGGATTACTTGATCCAGAATTAAACTCATATCCATATGACATTTTTCCTCATTTAACCAGGTTAGTGAATCTCGTCTTGATCAGTCATCTATCTCCATATATAACTAACTAGGACCACCATCTGTCGGATACCCATGTTAACTATAAGTATATGACTAACTAGGTTAGTGAATCCCGTCTTAATCAGTCATCTATCTCCATATATAACTAACTAGGACTACCATCTGCCGGATACTCATGCTAAGCACAAGCATATAAGCGTtagcaaatcctaattacTCATATATGAAATAACCGTGTCATCTCAAGTCTAAGAATTATATGCATTAATATAGTCTATataacattcattgacattagcAAAGTTACCATGTGATATTATCTATGAGTGACGTTCAACCTACTTGTCTCATAAGTGGCAACTTGTCTGCCTGACAACAATTGTCAAATAGCATGAGACTTACTACTCCATTTTCATTGGTATCTCATACTAATCATGAATACAGGTAGAGGTGACGATCCATTCGGAGAGATAATGTCTAATTAAGTCTCCTAGAATCGCGAATAATTTTAAGATATTTATACTGACCGGTCATATTTTTAACTCTTTTAAGAATGAAAACATTTATCAAATATGTTATGGACTTATTTTAATAAACGTAGACAATGtataaataatagaataaTAACATTggcataaataataattatccaAAATACATAGTTATAGGGCATATCACTAATAGGCGTCACAGGGGGAGCTGCGAAAGAGCTCGTGAAAGTTACAGGTTGTCATTGGAGTAGCTCTGGTCCGAGCTGCTCTTGCTGCTTCTGTGCTCAGCGGTTGGTGGTGACAATTGACGAGCTTGAACGATCAAGCTCGAGCGAAAGAGATGGGTCACGGACAAGGAAGAAGAACGTTCCTCCCTTTTCGATTTTTAAAGCATCAGtggcattaatggagaagggGAGAGCGATTAGCAGCAGTAATGGAGGAAGGGAAGAGCCATGGTCGGTGCTCGACACACCCATCTGTGTGTCTTCTTTTTAGGTGTGAGGGCTCGGGTGGGGGGTACGATGGAAAAAGAAGGGAGGAGCAAGGGAGAGAGTGGGTGGGCCCACctactttttctttattttttagtttttaaaagattttataTTGTTTAAATACTTCTTGGTCCCAACCTTAATGTCATGTGTGCTATTCGtgtcacgtcagcaaaatCGATTAAAGTTAACGGATGAAGTAATAACATGCTAAacgggacaaaaaaaaaggatttagTGACCTTTTGTACAATTTTTGAAAGTTCATGCTAAACATGATAAGATGATTAAAACTCATACTAACCTACCATATATCCCAACATTGTTAGATATTTTtaaatctatttcaatatccattttttttcttgaggtATCTTAGCGTTGCTAATTTAATGTCACCATCTAGCCCATAGttggtgaaacaaaaataacaaCATTAAAATATCTCAAGCAAAAAAATGACATTgagataaatttaaaaataaattatatggtgcaataaattatttagGACCTTAAATTTATGATGCTTCCAACTGTCACAAACTCCCAAGAAAACCTTCATCACTGTCCCGTCCTGTCCTCCACACCATCACCGCACCGCACTCACTTCACTACTACTCACACTACTCACAgtgagatagagagagagagagagagagagagaggccaAACCAGTGACCGATAGTGAGAAAGACAAGAGAACCTCAGAAAGCTCAGTGCCAACGAGAATGTCGACCCTCGCAAGCCTCACGCGTCCCGCCCTTgtgctcctcctcctcgccCATCTCTCGATCTGCAACGGCTTCTCAGTCCTGGACACGAAAAGCGCCCCACTGGAGCCCTCTGTCGTCTTGGGGAAGGCACAGTGCTCCGGGAGCATCGGGGAGTGCCTGACGGACCCCTCGGAGATGGAGTCGGACATCAGCCGGAGGGTCCTCCTGATGCAGAAGAGGTACATCAGCTACGAGACCCTGAAGAGGGACATTGTGCCCTGCACCACGCCCGGCGCTTCCTACTACAGGTGCGACGCCGGCCAGGCTAATCCCTACTCTAGAGGCTGCGAGGTCATCGCCGGGTGTCGGACTAGCAGGGACATCAAGAATTGATCGATCGATCGATCGTTCGATCGTGCCGGAAACAAACTCAATCGAGCTGGTAAAAAAAGAATCTGCTCTTTTCCTCTGATTGATCTTATCTGTGAAGTTATGGGTTGGGTTTGGTAAGAAAGTATTACTATGCTATGATATGAAATGGGCAATTCAAAGCATGTTagcttaattattaatttatgtacGGTAATGATGAAGAATTAAGGCCTGATCATATGTACACTTGCTGGCTTGCATCAATCTCATCCAATGAGTAACTATCCGTCGGTTGGCTTTGTATTGCATAAGAACCGAGCATTGAAGGGATCGATCGATTTGAAATGCCGCATTACTAATGCAATTCCTTTGTTTATGAGCTTATAGCTAAATAGATATTGTCAGAGCAACTTTGGTTTTTGGACAACTCAGTCGCTGACGCTGACACATACTTAACATTCTTATCATAGTATGTCTATTTGTTCAGAACTGATGAGAATGTCCCTTCCAGTAGAAACAAGCGCTGAAGTTCATTTAGATGAAAATCCTGGTTTTGCCGGGCACGTTTGCTTTTCAATATCCTTCATTTGTTCGTGCAAATAATGGCAATAGGCAGTTGATGAATCTTAGAAATTGCAGTGGACATATTGCACAGCTGATACCCTATTTCCCCAGTTCATTCATAAGGCTGGAACAACCAAATCTTCTGctctgttatatatatttttttcgattatagcCGTTATATTGAAAGCCGTCATGTGTTCTCATTAGTTTTCACACACTTGCATTCCGGTGACTTTGTCGGGGGTGGGGTGGACCGGAAACTGCAGGGGTTTCTTGTTCGAGTAAGTCTGTATTGCCCTCCTCTCAGCATGCTCTCTCATGCTACTTGAGGACAACAGTAACGGTAACCCGGTTCCAGTATAAGCATATAAAAATCGGTTAAATATGCTGTTCCTCAGTTTGATGTTTCTTGTCAAGTTGAGTCATCCTATTGATCCATGTTATCTTGCAAGAGCCAGACGAGCCTTCCTTTTAATATATTTGCAATCATAGAAAGTTATCCAATCCAAACAGGCTGCAAATTGGGGTCCTGCTTTAATAACCAAATTGCATCATGTGTACAATCACCGATTCAGTTTTGCCCGGACTTTGTGTGCGCTCTTTATTTCAGAATGTAAAAAGCTTGTGCAGTTCTGCTTCTCTTTTTCAGTATGCTCGTTCGACTGCTCAACCAGAAGTGCTAAGCGGGTTGCATGGGTGACCATGACCATATAAAATTGTGTACTTCTCATCAATTTTCTGATTAAAACATCGCAACTTTCGTACAATTGTTTTATTGGTGTGATATAATGGTTGCAAAATGATAAGACTTTCGGCCACTGCTTAGATTTTGTTGTCTTACGGATTTATGGCGATAATGCCCCATCTTGATACTTCAGTTTTGTTCTATTCTATGATGTCGGCGTATTATAGGTACTGAGCACTTTCTATTTGTCAAGCCACATGACAAAATCGAGTCTTATGGTTGTAGCTTGTAGGGAGACTTTGCCTGACCCAAATCAATGAAGTGCGCAACCTGATCTGATGAAGcctatttgtttgttattgtaATTTCCACTCCGCTGGATACTGGAATGTACTGGCCAGGCCGACCCAATTTTCGACCTGATGGCCATTTTGTCGATAAGGTCGGTTAGCAATAGAAGACTGTAAAATTAAAGGCGGGACCCCCGaaataaaggagaaaatcaTGAATAGTCCTGCCTCAATGATGTGGGAAGCCGGAATCAATACAAttgttaaaattaatatttattagatGAAAATTTGCGCCCTGCGCGGATGATTACTAAGAAATTTGATGAtagaaattatgaaatatcAAAACTTATTCGTAttgttatttaatatttaatgtaaattttgatctaaatatatatatatatatatatatataattgattaaaAGATTTTCAATTACTAAAGCAACAAATATAGTTAAACTAGAATaaagattttaatttaattaatatcaaaaaagttattttgaaaaagaaatcagtttaaaaaattaattctagaaatcaaaattcaaccaaagaataagaataaataaacagaATTACTAATTCGAGATTCATGGAGAAAAGATCtccattaaattatgaaataagagtaaaaaaagaaatatttaagGCAtgtaaattagaaaaattttacCGTTATTGAAGTGGCGTCCATAATGAAACTGAAATAGAGTTCCTGTCAAAATAATCAGTATTGATACAGTCAATCACGAATAAGGTTCATCCAACAAATTAAAGttcaatcaagaaaaagaaaaatttggaGAAGATTATTAAATCAACCCAAATATCAAAGCAATTAAGaaatttgcattaaaaaattcattctacaaatcaaaactcaaccaagaaaagaaaaatttggagaagaaaggaaaaaggaggTTAAGAATTATACATAGAATATTGTTCTCCTTTATCAGATACTCGACTAGGCAGAGCGaccatatatatgcatagatGTTGAattgtcaaaaaataatatatatttaatatatttaatctatatatacttaATCTATTTATACTAACcattattatctatatatatttaattgaagcGGAaactttatatgtatatatatatatacatataataaaatttacttaataggaatataaaaatttccttaGCATAAATGATGGCGTGTCAATATGAGAGAGTTCTGTTATATGGTTTTGATGATGTGGCGGCGTAAGAATTCGACTCTGAGCtctgttttattttttgatgatgtggtgACATGAGAATTTTGATGATGTGACGGCGTGAGAATTTGGTTTGGAATTTCCTATCCCATCATATATTTCGTTATATCACTATGTACATAGCTGCCGAAATAAAAGTTGCTCatattctttatatataaatgatgatGTGGTAGTGCGCGGAAGctccattttatatttttttatgatgtgGCAGCGTGAAAATTCAGTTTAGGATTTTGctatcatatatatagaaatttcCTTAGTAtaaatgatgatgtgactatGCAAAGAAGCTCTGTTTTATGTTTTTGATGATGTGGTAGCAagaaaattcaactctaaCCTCcggtttatttttttgatgatgTTGCGACGTGAGAATTCGACTCTAagatcaattttattttttgatgatgtgacGGTGTGAGAATTCAGCTTGGAACTTTGTTTTTAtagagatatatagatatagatgccGATTAATCGTGTACTTATCAGCTGTCATTGTTTTATACATTGAAATCTAATTGAACTTTCTCATATTACGTGGTGAGATGGGATCATACGAAAAATGTCGATGGCATTTGGTAATGGAATCGAGCTTAATTCCACTccatttcaaatattaatatatatatttaagtgaGAATATACAGttaggaaaaagtatgtgtataaatttattattaaatagaagaaaaaaataattatgttgttgaattgattgAAGAATGAAATTGagtgaaaaatttattattaaaatttaattaaaataatagttgtgaaaaaatatgtgtgaaaatttattattaaatacgaaaaaagataaaatagtaataattatattgttgaattttaaaaaaataagtagaatttcatttccaaatattttctcatatcACTTGGTCAGATAGAAGGGTACAAAAATCTCCCGAGAAAAAAGACATTGCCATCATCATTAATGTAAGATAATATATTCAATTACGATCTCAAACATGCAGGCCACTGCCCCAAACCAGTccatggaagaagaagattagtCAATCCTATAAAAGGAGAATGAAATCCTCCATTCCTACTTTTACCGTGATTTTAGCCTCTGACTCCCCCTTTATAAACTGGCAAAGTTTCGGTTAAGTCGTACTAATTATACCTCCCGAAAGTGaaagtttctttctttttactttACCCCTTACAAAtccagagaaaaaaaaaaactttaccCCTTACAAAGGGAAACTCATGCGTCTGCGAGAGATCTCGAACTGATCTTCATTAATGTTAAAACCCTTGTCTCGTGCCTATAGTTACACCTTTAGTTTGATAATGGCCCCGATCGAATAAGATGTGTAGTGATTTATATTGCATAGATGAGATAAGAGTCGGTAAGGTTTtaataagcaaaaaaaatcaagcaCGTGCATAAAAGGGTCATCTCTCCTCACCTTAATATAGGTACTTTATTTTGATTCCTTCTTGCCTCGTTATTGTGAAGAAGAATTCACCAGTATCGGTTGAACcattaacatatataaatgattAGTCAGCTATTCTATTTAGATgcagacagagagagagagagagagagagagagagagagagggtgagaGAGGGACTGTGTTTGTGTCTTTGTAAGTACTTGTGTTTCATTGTAACTGCCAAACAGAAACAGCCCAAACAGAAACAGAAACATGCAGAAGAAGAAATTGCTAATGTATCAGTTTGAGCTTCTGTTCCTCTATATAGGTCTCTTGAATTTGAGGTTGTGTGCTTCTGTTCTATCCTTGTCATCATCGTCATTGGAGCAAGGCGATGCTGGCAGCATCAGATGGTTCAGGGAAGCCAAGAACTATGAAGGGTCATCAGACCTGGTGGACGTCGAATACCACATGGGACCGGTCCTTGCCTCGCCCATCAGCCTCTACATTATATGGTACGGCCACTGGAACCCCGTTCACCAAGCCACCATAAGAGACTTCATCTACTCCCTCTCCTCCgcctcctcctcatcctcaGCCTCTTACCCATCTGTTTCTGCGTGGTGGCGCACGGTTAGGCTCTACACCGACCAGACAGGGTCGAATGTCACTGGCACCATCGACCTTTCTGGGCAGTTCTACAACTTCAAGTACTCCCATGGGGCTGACCTCAGCCGCCTTGATGTCCAATCAATCATCAGGAATGCCGTCACTTCACACCCCAACGGGCTACCGCTCGATCCTCAGAGTGGTCTCTATCTGGTCCTGACCTCAATCGACGTCCAAGTCCAGGACTTCTGCAGGGCTGTATGTGGGTTCCACTACTTCACGTTCCCGAACGTGGTGGGGGCAACTGTCCCTTATGCGTGGGTGGGACACAGCGGGGCGCAGTGCCCAGGGATGTGCGCATACCCCTTTGCTTGGCCCAAGGACTACTACGGGAAGCCGCCCCCCAGCACTAGTACAGGGGGAAACAACCTGATGAGGCCACCCAATGGCGATCCAGGTGTGGACGGGATGATAAGCGTGATTGCCCACGAGCTTGCCGAGGCGTCCACGAACCCATTAGTGAATGCGTGGTATGCAGGGGATGATCCAACTGCCCCCGCCGAGATAGCAGATATGTGCCTCGGTGTGTACGGGACGGGAGGTGGGGGAGGGTATGCTGGGGTGGTGAGTAAGGACTCATGGGGCAATGGGTATAACTTGAATGGGGTGAGAGGGAGAAGATACCTTGTTCAATGGGTTTGGGATCCTGTGAGAAGAAGATGCTTTGGACCAAATGCACTAGACTAGAACTAGGATTTATTTAGCagtaaatcttttttttttttttttgctaacccgggATGTCCGGGCTTCACCCGACTAATCCCCGGGGCTCCATGACCCCCCGGCGGCGCACGGAGCGGATAATTATGCCAAAGCGTTCTGGTAGCCCCAaggggattcgaacccgagTCTCGGAGCAAACTTGAGTGCACATTAACTACTAGGCCAAACCCCTTGACGTTATTTAGCAGTAAATCTTGATCATcctatatgtatttttttttaattatggaATCCTGCATGTACTTTAAATTTCATGACTATATACGTCAGATGCTTTCCGTGTAGGTCTAACATCAAGACTGCCAAGAAGAATACATAAAACACAAGGGGCCGAGTATGGTCTAGTGGAAATCGATTAATGCATCAGTTGGTATGTATAATGCTCGAGTCTTTATTTAGAGAAGTAGTGAACCTGCAGTTGGGAGATGCTTAATAACTCAATTACTGGAGCTCGAGTGATACAAACGAGTGGCTTGAGATAAAGCTCGGCTGCAGCACTGAGCGATGAGCTCGGGAGGAACGCACAAGCTGTCCTCCCCATTCAAAGAGTAATCTAGTATAAACACAGCTAGAAAAGCAGCTCATGAATCTTTTTAACATACAAAAATAGTTTATACAGACCCTACAGACGTAGCCAGTGTCTTAAAAACTGGAATTACAGCAATTGAGGCCTTCTCTGCCTGAGCCCTAAAATCAACTCCCCAATCATTTCAACAGGACAGAACAAAAAGCAAAactatttcatttcatttgttgaagCTAATTCCTAGTGATTTCAATGTAATAACTGTACAATTACATACCACAAACATTATACGCCCGCCAAAATCCTGTCAGTTAAATTCTATATGGACCGGTGAAAACTTACAAGACATCAGAGCAATGGAGGCAGGCGTTGTTAATAAGCCTGCTTGCCAGACTTCCCGGCTCTGGAACAAGAGCAGAAGTCAAGCTGTTCCAAAAATGAAATGTGATAGACTGGTGCAGTATCTTCATGAATAGATCATCCTGAAGGCTCCTCTCCGAATCCGTGAACGGTGAATTGAAGTATCTGTTTCCAGCTCAAACAGGACAAGGGAAGGAGATGTCTCAAGGTAACGCAAACTTCAAAAAATTGGCagtataaatatttcattgaaATAAAGCCAACATATAATCCacacaagaaaaagaaaaaaaaaatcagtttGCAAAATGAGTAAAGGCTTGAAAATGGTTCAATGTCACTTTGGCAATTCTGCATTTAAAATTAGTAGCGCTGGCTGATTATAGAAGAGATGATTTCCATTGTAACAATGCATAAGCCCATGAAATATTCAATTGTCCCAAACACCATCTACAATAAGATATTCTCCCCCAAAATAAAGGGTAGGAATCCCCTAATCCCTTGTGATTTGCCACGATCCATAATATAATCATGTGAACCAAAGAATTAGACAAATTCCAGCAGCAAAAACTTTTTGTGAGATCATAAATGtctctacttttttttctttttgggcaaAAACaccttaattatttttttgataaatgagGCAACTTAAAAGCTGTTCTTTACTGAATTAAATGAAAGATATCTTCAAAAATGAGGATGCCACTCATTTGGAGTAACAAATATCTCTAAACAGGGCAACACTCGGAGTTATTTTTTAGGTTCTCGTTCAACCGAACTTTGTCCAATTACCACTTGAACCTAATGTTCTAGGCTGACCAATTTCCCAAAAGCAAACGGGGTCATTCCTTGGCAACACTCAAACAATTGCCGTGTCCCAGTTCTAAATGTGGGGAAGGCATGCCTAAACTGAATGAGACTTATTTAACATCACCATCAGAAAACAGTACTGCATGGTCACTTAAATCCAGGAACCTACTACTTTAAACCAAAGCAGGCAGCTCTACCAATATATGAAATGCAGTAGACGGTTGCAAAAATGTATATACGTTATTATGATGCTTCTTCGTATCAACAACCTTGATATGCTTATTAACTTCCATAAGCCCTATAGTATATAGGTTCTAGTGCGTGGCTGAGCACAACTATGGGTATGGATTATGCATAATATGTTCTAAGGCTGGGGAAAAGCATTCAGCACATGCTAAGGTTTGGAGTCGTTTTCAGAACATAAAATCATTTTGAGAACCCGGCATTGGAGTTTGACAAGCCCATCACTAcgtcaaaagaaaaaaaaataacaaaaaggtAAAATGGCAAAATCACATGACAAGACCTTGGAGAGAGAAAATATGAACCTATAGAGAGACTAAACACAACAGATGAGGGATCTGGaagaatatatacatatacatccCAAATGAAAAAGGAAGTGGTAGTTGCAAGATAGGAGGGCTAAGATGCTGCCTCAATCAGCAACAGAAATTCCACGTGGATGTTCATATGCTCTAATCTTAACATGAGAAGATCCAAGTTGTCTTATATGGCCTACATCGAAGTTGGTAGCCCATCAGTCATaacaaaattgtaaaattaaagCTTTGACAGGTGCCTCAGTGTTTGATTGTATGTATATCTAGAGAGTGAGAGTGAAGAAAGGTAGAAAGTTCTTGCACAAAGCTTTCATATTCAAAGAAGCTTCTTGCAGGCCCTTCCATTTCTAGATCAGAATCTCTCCTGCTTcctgggttttttttttgtctggttaggaaaagtaaaatagaaaaggaagGGGGCGAGCGGCCAATTGAGGAGAAAGGGATTTTAACGATCTTAACCTATTTTTGGGCATTACtcattcct is a genomic window containing:
- the LOC116206426 gene encoding protein RALF-like 24, with the protein product MSTLASLTRPALVLLLLAHLSICNGFSVLDTKSAPLEPSVVLGKAQCSGSIGECLTDPSEMESDISRRVLLMQKRYISYETLKRDIVPCTTPGASYYRCDAGQANPYSRGCEVIAGCRTSRDIKN
- the LOC116203923 gene encoding protein EXORDIUM-like 7, with translation MQKKKLLMYQFELLFLYIGLLNLRLCASVLSLSSSSLEQGDAGSIRWFREAKNYEGSSDLVDVEYHMGPVLASPISLYIIWYGHWNPVHQATIRDFIYSLSSASSSSSASYPSVSAWWRTVRLYTDQTGSNVTGTIDLSGQFYNFKYSHGADLSRLDVQSIIRNAVTSHPNGLPLDPQSGLYLVLTSIDVQVQDFCRAVCGFHYFTFPNVVGATVPYAWVGHSGAQCPGMCAYPFAWPKDYYGKPPPSTSTGGNNLMRPPNGDPGVDGMISVIAHELAEASTNPLVNAWYAGDDPTAPAEIADMCLGVYGTGGGGGYAGVVSKDSWGNGYNLNGVRGRRYLVQWVWDPVRRRCFGPNALD